From Streptomyces sp. Edi4, one genomic window encodes:
- a CDS encoding isochorismatase family protein: protein MTALEGEPASLDPARTALVLVDLMDRIAALPLAPRSGDQVVAAAGELARKFRAAGAIVVLVRVERPGAVTQPPGSDLVAGLVGEGDLVVVKRTVGGFHQTGLHEMLAERGVRTLVFGGIATNLGVESTARAAADHGYKLLFIEDAMAALTEDEHRAAIALNFPRLGTVVTASALGFG, encoded by the coding sequence ATGACCGCACTCGAAGGCGAGCCCGCCAGTCTCGACCCCGCGCGCACCGCGCTCGTCCTCGTCGATCTCATGGACCGCATCGCGGCGCTGCCGCTTGCGCCCCGCTCGGGCGACCAAGTGGTGGCCGCAGCAGGCGAGTTGGCGCGAAAGTTCCGCGCTGCGGGCGCCATCGTCGTACTCGTGCGGGTCGAACGCCCGGGCGCGGTCACGCAACCGCCCGGCAGCGATCTGGTCGCGGGCCTCGTAGGGGAGGGCGACCTGGTCGTCGTGAAGCGTACCGTCGGCGGCTTTCACCAGACCGGCCTGCATGAAATGCTGGCCGAACGCGGAGTCCGCACCCTCGTGTTCGGGGGGATCGCCACCAATCTCGGAGTCGAGTCGACGGCCCGCGCGGCCGCCGACCACGGTTACAAGCTGCTGTTCATCGAGGACGCCATGGCGGCGCTGACCGAGGACGAGCACCGTGCCGCGATCGCTCTCAACTTCCCCCGCCTGGGCACGGTCGTCACCGCCTCGGCTCTCGGATTCGGCTGA
- a CDS encoding (2Fe-2S) ferredoxin domain-containing protein, translating to MPKFTISAAGSRPCTLVVCRGCCCGDARKTPGTDHARQLDRLRTAAAASGGRIAVRTTDCLGPCGQANVIVVQPSGRARQRGARATWIGWVLDDDATDDILAWAEQGGPGVAEPPATLALQMIPAPSDARRRAR from the coding sequence ATGCCCAAGTTCACGATATCCGCGGCCGGTTCGCGCCCCTGCACTCTCGTCGTCTGCCGTGGCTGCTGTTGCGGGGACGCTCGTAAGACCCCCGGTACCGACCATGCCCGCCAGCTGGACCGGCTGCGTACCGCGGCCGCTGCATCCGGTGGCCGGATCGCCGTGCGCACCACCGACTGCCTCGGCCCCTGCGGCCAGGCCAACGTCATCGTGGTGCAGCCTTCGGGCCGGGCCCGCCAGCGGGGCGCCCGTGCGACGTGGATCGGCTGGGTACTCGACGACGACGCCACCGACGACATCCTGGCCTGGGCCGAACAGGGCGGCCCCGGCGTCGCGGAGCCCCCGGCCACGCTCGCCCTACAGATGATTCCGGCGCCGTCCGACGCGCGCAGGCGAGCCCGCTGA
- a CDS encoding beta-ketoacyl-ACP synthase III → MRGSRVVAVGHYQPAKVLTNDDLAELVDTSDEWISSRVGIRTRHVAGPDEPVDELAAHAAAKALAGAGLTPADIDLVLVATSTALDRSPNTAARVAARLGMGSPAVMDLNVVCAGFTHALATADSLVRTGTATRALVIGADSMTAVTDWTDRSTCVLVGDGAGAVVIEASEDALIGPVLWGSVPEMGHAVRIEGSPPVFAQEGQSVYRWATTQLPPIARQVCERAGLTPEELAAVVLHQANLRIIEPVARKIGAVNAVVARDVVESGNTSAASIPMALSKLVERGEISTGDPVLLFGFGGNLSYAGQVVRCP, encoded by the coding sequence ATGCGAGGCTCGCGCGTTGTCGCGGTCGGGCACTATCAGCCCGCCAAGGTGCTCACCAATGACGACCTCGCCGAACTGGTCGACACCAGCGACGAATGGATCAGCAGCCGGGTCGGCATCCGTACCCGCCACGTCGCGGGTCCCGACGAGCCCGTGGACGAGCTGGCCGCGCACGCGGCCGCGAAGGCGCTGGCCGGCGCCGGCCTGACCCCCGCCGACATCGACCTGGTCCTGGTCGCGACCTCCACGGCGCTCGACCGCTCGCCGAACACGGCGGCCCGAGTGGCCGCCCGGCTCGGCATGGGCTCACCCGCCGTGATGGACCTCAACGTCGTGTGCGCCGGCTTCACCCACGCGCTCGCCACCGCCGACAGCCTGGTGCGCACCGGTACGGCGACGCGCGCGCTGGTGATCGGCGCGGACAGCATGACGGCGGTGACCGACTGGACCGACCGCAGCACCTGCGTCCTGGTCGGCGACGGAGCCGGAGCCGTGGTGATCGAGGCGAGCGAAGATGCCCTGATCGGACCGGTGCTGTGGGGTTCGGTGCCCGAGATGGGGCATGCGGTACGCATCGAGGGCAGCCCGCCGGTGTTCGCGCAGGAGGGCCAGTCCGTGTATCGCTGGGCCACCACGCAGCTGCCGCCCATCGCCCGCCAGGTGTGCGAGCGCGCGGGGCTCACGCCCGAGGAGCTGGCCGCCGTCGTGCTGCACCAGGCGAACCTGCGCATCATCGAACCCGTCGCGCGCAAGATCGGCGCCGTCAACGCGGTGGTCGCCCGCGATGTCGTCGAGTCCGGGAACACCTCGGCGGCCAGCATTCCGATGGCCCTGTCGAAACTGGTCGAGCGCGGCGAGATCAGCACCGGCGACCCGGTCCTGCTGTTCGGCTTCGGCGGCAATCTGTCGTACGCGGGACAGGTCGTACGCTGCCCGTGA
- the fdhD gene encoding formate dehydrogenase accessory sulfurtransferase FdhD, which yields MGRVTERRRVIRIRDGVVSTRADTLVAEEPLEIRLNGKPLAITMRTPGDDFALAAGFLVSEGVLGAASELQSIVYCAGATADGHNTYNVVDVRLAPGVAVPDITLERNVYTTSSCGLCGKASLDAVRTQARFPIADTPPVRIEPELLAKLPDRLRAEQRVFDRTGGLHAAALFSPEGELLDIREDVGRHNAVDKLIGRALQDDRLPLSRCVLLVSGRASFELAQKAVMAGIPVLAAVSAPSSLAVDLASESGLTLVGFLRGSSMNVYAGDERIALRSEV from the coding sequence ATGGGACGGGTCACCGAACGCCGCCGCGTCATCCGCATCCGGGACGGGGTGGTCTCAACCCGCGCGGACACCCTGGTAGCCGAGGAGCCCCTGGAGATCCGCCTCAACGGCAAGCCACTCGCGATCACCATGCGTACACCGGGCGACGACTTCGCGCTCGCGGCCGGTTTCCTGGTCAGCGAGGGGGTGCTCGGTGCCGCCTCCGAGCTCCAGTCGATCGTGTACTGCGCGGGCGCGACCGCCGACGGGCACAACACCTACAACGTGGTCGACGTGCGCCTCGCCCCGGGCGTCGCCGTGCCGGACATCACCCTCGAACGCAATGTGTACACCACCTCGTCGTGCGGTCTGTGCGGCAAGGCCAGCCTGGACGCCGTCCGCACGCAGGCCCGCTTCCCCATCGCCGACACTCCCCCCGTGCGGATCGAGCCCGAATTGCTCGCGAAGCTGCCCGACCGGCTGCGCGCGGAGCAGCGCGTCTTCGACCGCACCGGTGGTCTGCACGCGGCGGCGCTGTTCTCCCCGGAGGGGGAACTTCTCGACATACGCGAGGACGTCGGCCGCCACAACGCGGTCGACAAACTGATTGGACGCGCTCTCCAGGACGACCGGCTGCCGCTCTCCCGGTGCGTCCTGTTGGTCTCGGGACGGGCCTCCTTCGAACTCGCCCAGAAGGCGGTCATGGCGGGCATCCCGGTCCTGGCTGCGGTCTCGGCGCCGTCCTCGCTCGCCGTCGACCTGGCCTCTGAGTCCGGGCTGACCCTGGTGGGCTTCCTGCGGGGCAGCTCCATGAACGTGTACGCGGGGGACGAACGCATCGCCCTGCGGTCAGAGGTCTGA
- a CDS encoding bile acid:sodium symporter has protein sequence MSRRTPRLPSWLPIDPYILALLGTVGLAALLPASGSAAPVANGASTGAVALLFFLYGARLSTREAVAGLRHWRLHVTVLVCTFVLFPLLGLAAKGLVPLVLTPDLANGLLFLCLVPSTIQSSIAFTSIARGNVPAAICAGSFSSVAGIVITPLLAAGLLGGSREALSTDSFLGIVLQLLVPFLAGQILRRWVGDFLVRHKRVLGYVDRGSILLVVYSAFSEGMVRGIWHQVSVGRLAALLAVEAVLLSVMLLATWYGAKRLGFDWGDRIAIQFAGSKKSLAAGLPMASVLFGAQASLAVLPLMLFHQMQLMVCAVLAKRRARDPLPARGTDPDQEGPGRPGPGRARPDQPWPARPRQQGPPAPQRRPGPSKLA, from the coding sequence ATGAGCCGCCGCACCCCGAGACTGCCGTCCTGGCTGCCGATCGACCCCTACATACTGGCGCTGCTCGGCACCGTGGGGCTCGCCGCGCTGCTGCCTGCCTCGGGATCCGCCGCGCCCGTCGCGAACGGGGCCTCGACCGGAGCCGTCGCGCTCCTGTTCTTCCTGTACGGAGCCCGGCTCTCGACCCGTGAGGCGGTGGCGGGGCTGCGCCACTGGCGTCTCCACGTCACCGTGCTCGTCTGCACCTTCGTGTTGTTCCCGCTGCTCGGTCTGGCGGCGAAGGGGCTCGTTCCGCTCGTCCTGACGCCGGATCTCGCCAACGGTCTGCTCTTCCTTTGTCTGGTGCCCTCGACGATCCAGTCGTCGATCGCGTTCACCTCCATCGCCCGTGGCAATGTGCCGGCGGCGATCTGCGCGGGCTCGTTCTCCAGCGTCGCCGGGATCGTGATCACCCCGCTCCTCGCGGCGGGACTGCTCGGCGGCAGTCGGGAAGCGCTCTCAACGGACTCGTTCCTGGGGATCGTCCTCCAGCTTCTGGTGCCGTTCCTGGCGGGGCAGATCCTGCGCCGCTGGGTCGGGGATTTCCTCGTCCGGCACAAGCGCGTTCTCGGATACGTCGATCGTGGCTCGATCCTGCTCGTGGTGTACAGCGCGTTCAGCGAGGGCATGGTCCGAGGGATCTGGCACCAGGTCAGCGTGGGCCGTCTCGCCGCGCTGCTCGCGGTCGAGGCCGTACTCCTGTCGGTGATGCTCCTGGCCACCTGGTACGGGGCGAAGCGGCTGGGATTCGACTGGGGCGACCGCATCGCGATCCAGTTCGCCGGGTCGAAGAAGAGCCTGGCTGCCGGGCTTCCCATGGCCAGCGTGCTGTTCGGTGCCCAGGCCTCTCTGGCCGTGCTGCCACTGATGCTCTTCCACCAGATGCAGCTGATGGTGTGCGCCGTGCTTGCCAAGCGCCGCGCCCGCGATCCGCTGCCCGCACGGGGGACGGACCCGGACCAGGAGGGGCCCGGCCGCCCCGGGCCCGGCCGCGCTCGGCCCGACCAGCCTTGGCCTGCGCGGCCACGGCAGCAGGGCCCGCCGGCTCCGCAACGTCGGCCCGGCCCCTCAAAGCTGGCCTAG